One window of the Candidatus Jettenia sp. genome contains the following:
- a CDS encoding HAD family hydrolase — protein MKNLSRHFKAVLFDLDGTLLDTLEDLSNATNHVLARNGFPTHTLDIYRYFVGDGAAMLMNRALPEDKRNDDIIRVCVQAFREEYGRNWNRKTKPYDGVAEMLDALTAHGLKMAILSNKPDDFTKLCVAEFLQDWAFDIVLGQRNSFPLKPNPASAREIAKCLNVHPSEFIYLGDTAIDMKTAVAAGMFPVGALWGFRTEKELLENGAQMLIKKPQEILDLLD, from the coding sequence ATGAAAAATTTATCAAGACATTTCAAGGCTGTACTCTTTGATCTTGATGGGACATTGCTTGATACCCTGGAAGATCTTAGTAATGCGACAAATCATGTCCTGGCAAGAAATGGTTTTCCCACTCATACGCTGGACATTTACCGTTACTTCGTGGGTGATGGAGCAGCTATGCTTATGAACCGTGCACTACCGGAAGACAAGCGAAATGATGATATCATCCGTGTTTGTGTGCAGGCATTTCGGGAAGAATACGGCCGAAATTGGAATAGAAAGACAAAGCCTTACGATGGCGTGGCAGAAATGCTCGATGCGCTGACAGCACATGGCCTGAAAATGGCAATTCTGTCTAACAAACCAGATGATTTTACAAAACTATGCGTGGCAGAATTTCTGCAGGATTGGGCCTTTGATATAGTTCTAGGCCAACGCAACTCATTCCCGCTCAAACCAAATCCCGCAAGTGCACGAGAGATAGCTAAATGTCTGAATGTTCATCCTTCAGAATTTATCTATCTTGGTGATACTGCTATTGATATGAAGACTGCTGTAGCAGCCGGCATGTTTCCTGTAGGGGCGCTTTGGGGGTTCCGTACGGAAAAAGAGCTCCTGGAAAATGGTGCACAGATGCTGATTAAAAAGCCACAGGAAATCTTAGATCTCCTTGATTAA
- a CDS encoding sugar nucleotide-binding protein: protein MSLPSFLPLLITGVTGVPGYSVFKYLHAKYPKHVTAIRPVRYWPLRDEGIIPLDIEDRKGLVRLMKQKNFKSVLNGAGSCALKSCEMNSILAYRVNVQSVLNVLEMIGGQEIRLIHLSTDLVFPGKPSGLYTEESPISPVTMYGKTMALAEEIIMLQYPSAAIFRISLPMGISVNGHAGAIDWILSRFKKNNPATLYFDELRSPFYCEDFNKIVELTLGEKIRGIYHLGSHRHLSLYQIGQIVNKVGGYAPHLLKGCMRKEAGPMPPRAGNVTMSNRKLIEALGIDPFRKWPYLDYHVPDGDQWHYDRPDHMVFHPEMIHKYLYNIPIKCQ, encoded by the coding sequence ATGTCTTTACCATCTTTCTTACCTCTTTTAATTACCGGTGTAACAGGTGTACCCGGCTACAGCGTCTTCAAATATCTTCATGCAAAATACCCAAAACACGTTACAGCCATCCGCCCTGTTCGTTATTGGCCATTACGCGATGAAGGTATTATTCCTTTAGATATAGAAGACCGCAAAGGACTGGTAAGGTTAATGAAGCAGAAGAATTTCAAGTCTGTTCTGAATGGGGCAGGATCATGCGCCTTAAAGTCCTGCGAGATGAACTCTATACTAGCCTATCGTGTGAATGTGCAATCGGTTTTGAATGTGCTTGAAATGATTGGGGGCCAAGAGATCAGGCTTATTCATCTTTCTACAGATCTCGTGTTTCCGGGAAAACCGTCGGGCCTGTACACAGAAGAAAGTCCAATATCTCCCGTTACTATGTATGGTAAGACTATGGCTTTGGCGGAAGAAATTATTATGCTCCAATATCCTTCTGCAGCAATTTTTCGCATATCGCTCCCCATGGGAATCAGCGTAAATGGACATGCGGGCGCCATTGATTGGATATTATCTCGCTTTAAAAAAAATAATCCGGCTACATTATACTTCGATGAATTAAGATCGCCTTTCTACTGCGAAGACTTCAATAAGATTGTAGAACTTACCCTGGGAGAAAAGATACGGGGTATTTATCATCTCGGCTCACATCGGCACCTTAGCCTTTATCAAATAGGGCAGATCGTAAATAAGGTAGGAGGTTACGCCCCACACCTATTGAAAGGATGTATGCGTAAAGAGGCAGGGCCAATGCCCCCCCGGGCAGGGAACGTTACTATGAGTAATAGGAAACTTATCGAGGCGTTGGGGATAGATCCCTTTCGTAAATGGCCTTATCTGGATTATCATGTCCCTGACGGAGATCAATGGCATTATGATCGCCCTGATCATATGGTCTTTCATCCAGAAATGATTCACAAGTATCTTTACAACATTCCTATCAAATGCCAGTAG
- a CDS encoding diguanylate cyclase has translation MNRDNELPEKHTILHTETDLIKNDEESHRKASDDIQMEDELRKLSRAIEQSPSTVMITNSKGNIEYVNPKFTQVTGYTPEEVLGKNPRILKSDTIPSEEYRQLWKTITSGGEWRGEFCNKRKDGGCYWEYASISGVRNHKGDITHFIAVKEDITERKRAEDERNKHIKELEDLMSYSTIMNEEVHEETLLRHMSSAIQEHFNPDIMAIIMLDRERNMLYVPLIEPSMPVSEFIKNEVILDPLLCNVIKTRRECIVMNTNKDLSCKCILYKIERGGYICLPLIAGGILFGMVVMIKKEIACWNDEKIRRLMSNYVGLTALALHRLELLDIAKHTNITDELTGVYNKRFFNEILSKQIFLAKRRNEHLSLLILDPDHFKNLHDTYGAGDRILQQMTRIISDFVNKSDIIARYDHEEIAIIMPTLFITRALVKADEIRRIIEYTDFDDIIPGQTIKLTVSIGIASFPEHGTEQETLIKLANKALYQAKEGGRNRVAGPY, from the coding sequence TTGAATAGAGATAATGAATTGCCGGAAAAACATACAATCCTTCATACAGAAACGGATCTAATAAAGAATGACGAAGAATCTCATAGAAAAGCTTCCGACGACATCCAGATGGAGGATGAGCTTCGTAAATTATCCCGCGCCATAGAGCAAAGTCCAAGCACGGTTATGATTACCAATAGTAAGGGCAATATTGAATATGTTAATCCCAAGTTTACTCAAGTAACAGGCTACACCCCTGAAGAAGTCCTGGGGAAAAACCCACGCATCTTAAAATCTGATACGATACCATCGGAAGAATACCGTCAGTTATGGAAAACGATCACTTCCGGAGGAGAATGGCGGGGAGAGTTCTGTAATAAGAGAAAGGATGGTGGGTGCTATTGGGAGTACGCCTCTATCTCAGGGGTAAGAAACCATAAAGGCGACATCACCCATTTCATCGCCGTTAAGGAAGACATTACAGAACGTAAACGGGCAGAGGACGAGAGAAATAAGCACATTAAGGAATTAGAGGATCTCATGTCCTATTCTACTATTATGAACGAAGAGGTACACGAAGAAACGTTACTGAGGCACATGAGTTCGGCTATACAGGAACATTTTAACCCGGATATTATGGCAATAATAATGCTGGACAGGGAGAGAAACATGCTTTACGTACCCCTTATAGAACCTTCCATGCCAGTAAGTGAGTTTATAAAAAATGAGGTTATCCTTGACCCTTTGTTATGTAATGTAATAAAAACGCGCCGGGAATGTATCGTAATGAATACCAATAAAGACTTATCCTGTAAATGCATTCTTTATAAAATTGAAAGGGGTGGATATATATGCCTTCCTCTGATAGCTGGAGGAATTCTGTTTGGAATGGTCGTGATGATAAAAAAAGAGATTGCTTGTTGGAATGATGAAAAAATACGCAGGCTTATGTCAAACTATGTTGGACTGACAGCATTGGCTTTACACAGGCTTGAACTTTTGGATATCGCCAAACATACAAACATAACCGACGAACTCACAGGAGTATATAATAAAAGATTCTTTAATGAGATACTGAGCAAGCAGATATTTCTGGCAAAGAGACGTAATGAGCATTTAAGCCTTCTCATTTTAGACCCGGACCACTTTAAGAATTTACATGATACTTATGGAGCGGGAGATCGTATATTGCAACAAATGACAAGGATTATCAGTGATTTCGTAAACAAATCAGATATTATTGCCAGATACGATCATGAGGAAATCGCCATTATCATGCCTACATTGTTTATAACGAGGGCGCTGGTAAAGGCAGATGAAATTCGCCGAATTATTGAATATACCGATTTTGACGATATCATACCGGGGCAAACCATTAAGTTAACGGTAAGTATCGGGATTGCATCTTTTCCAGAGCATGGCACGGAACAAGAAACCCTAATAAAGCTTGCAAACAAAGCACTCTACCAGGCTAAAGAAGGTGGCAGGAATCGGGTTGCAGGTCCTTATTAA
- the gyrB gene encoding DNA topoisomerase (ATP-hydrolyzing) subunit B, with product MTSEKSNLAVNQDTYDATSIKVLGGIEAVRKRPAMYIGDTTIKGLHHLVEEVVCNSVDEAVAGFCENIQVKINIDGSLAVVDDGRGIPVDVHKETNKSALEVVMTMLHAGGKFEHKSYKVSGGLHGVGVSVVNALSEWMEVEVKRDGHVYFQRYEKGEVKSKVEVRGVTKKRGTKVIFKPDPEIFEDRNFCFETIAKRLREYAFLNKGIKITLSDERTDKIETFKYEGGTKAFIKELNEGKEVIHKDIIYIEKEIDGTIIEVALQYNDSYSENVYSFANNINTVEGGTHLSGFRAALTRTLNNYAKNKGLLSEEKAPTGDDYREGLTAVVSIKLPDPQFEGQTKTKLGNREVQGLVEAVINEQLGIYCEETPSTAKAIINKGIEAARAREAARKARDLTRRKGALSSSSLPGKLADCSSRDFETSELFLVEGISAGGTAKQGRDRTFQAILPLKGVIINVEKARIDKMLGNEEIRTLISAMGTGIGADEFNLSNLRYAKIIIMTDADIDGAHIRTLLLTFFFRQMIELIEKGHIYIAQPPLYKVKKHKKQEYIYDDRELQKTLITLGAEETVMEMENGKKEKLDNSKLKKLLQLLIQIEEYVKTLRKKGMSLDKFLKLRNKESGSFPLYKVSYRKEISYLYSEEELEGFIKEKQQAEGKELEIVEENDTGEAKREREEGAIGVLEYHESKEIEKTVKMIENYVFSIDEYFGEGTEEKPRYKLISDDTEIYAHSLNDVLLKIREIGRKGLEIQRYKGLGEMNAEELAETTMSINTRTLLKVKVEDAAKADAIFSTLAGKDVQRRKEFIEKHALEVKNLDI from the coding sequence TATACAGGTGAAAATAAATATTGATGGAAGCCTGGCAGTCGTGGATGATGGCAGAGGTATTCCCGTTGATGTACATAAAGAGACAAATAAGTCTGCACTAGAAGTAGTTATGACGATGTTACACGCTGGAGGCAAGTTCGAACATAAGAGTTATAAGGTATCCGGCGGTCTGCATGGCGTTGGGGTATCTGTTGTAAATGCCTTAAGCGAATGGATGGAGGTCGAGGTAAAAAGGGATGGACATGTATATTTTCAACGCTATGAAAAAGGCGAGGTAAAGTCAAAAGTAGAGGTAAGGGGGGTTACTAAAAAAAGAGGCACGAAGGTCATTTTTAAGCCGGATCCTGAAATTTTTGAGGATAGAAATTTCTGCTTCGAGACGATAGCAAAAAGATTAAGAGAATATGCCTTCTTAAATAAAGGAATAAAGATAACCTTATCAGATGAAAGAACCGATAAAATCGAAACATTTAAATATGAAGGCGGGACAAAGGCATTTATAAAAGAATTAAATGAAGGAAAAGAGGTAATCCACAAAGATATAATTTATATTGAAAAAGAGATAGATGGAACCATCATAGAAGTAGCCTTGCAATATAATGACAGCTATAGTGAGAACGTATATTCTTTCGCAAATAATATCAATACGGTAGAAGGCGGTACCCATCTTAGTGGTTTTAGAGCAGCTCTTACAAGAACCCTGAATAACTATGCAAAGAATAAAGGGCTCCTGAGTGAGGAAAAAGCACCCACAGGTGATGACTATAGAGAAGGACTTACAGCGGTCGTAAGTATTAAGTTACCTGACCCACAATTTGAGGGGCAGACAAAGACAAAACTCGGCAATCGTGAAGTACAGGGCCTTGTAGAGGCAGTAATAAATGAGCAGCTTGGAATCTATTGCGAAGAGACACCATCGACAGCGAAAGCCATTATCAACAAGGGAATTGAAGCTGCGAGGGCAAGAGAAGCCGCCCGCAAAGCCAGAGATTTGACAAGGAGAAAAGGAGCATTAAGCAGCTCAAGTCTTCCTGGAAAATTAGCAGACTGTTCATCCCGGGATTTTGAGACCTCTGAACTGTTCCTCGTGGAGGGCATTTCTGCAGGTGGCACAGCAAAGCAGGGAAGGGATCGGACATTCCAGGCCATTCTGCCATTGAAAGGTGTTATTATAAACGTCGAAAAGGCCCGCATCGATAAGATGTTAGGCAATGAAGAAATTCGAACACTAATATCTGCTATGGGGACAGGCATAGGAGCAGACGAGTTTAATTTAAGTAATCTGCGATATGCTAAGATAATTATTATGACGGATGCTGATATCGACGGGGCGCATATCAGGACGCTCCTGTTGACTTTTTTCTTCCGTCAAATGATAGAATTAATAGAAAAAGGACATATCTACATCGCTCAGCCACCTCTGTACAAAGTAAAAAAACACAAAAAACAGGAATATATCTATGATGACAGGGAGCTGCAGAAGACCTTGATTACTCTGGGGGCTGAAGAAACTGTTATGGAGATGGAAAACGGGAAAAAAGAGAAATTGGATAATTCAAAGTTGAAGAAATTATTACAGCTCTTAATACAGATAGAAGAATATGTAAAAACTTTGAGAAAAAAGGGTATGTCTCTGGATAAATTTTTAAAACTCAGGAACAAAGAGAGCGGGAGCTTTCCTTTATATAAAGTATCATACAGGAAGGAAATATCGTATCTTTATTCCGAGGAGGAGCTGGAAGGGTTTATAAAAGAAAAGCAGCAGGCAGAAGGGAAAGAGCTGGAGATTGTTGAAGAGAATGATACAGGAGAGGCAAAACGGGAGAGGGAAGAAGGAGCAATAGGTGTGCTGGAATATCACGAAAGTAAAGAAATTGAGAAAACGGTAAAGATGATAGAAAATTATGTTTTTTCAATAGATGAATATTTCGGAGAGGGCACGGAAGAGAAACCCAGATACAAATTAATCTCAGATGATACGGAAATATATGCTCATTCTCTGAATGACGTCTTATTAAAAATACGGGAAATAGGAAGAAAAGGTTTGGAAATACAGCGTTACAAAGGCTTAGGCGAGATGAATGCAGAAGAACTTGCTGAAACAACGATGAGTATCAATACAAGGACATTATTAAAAGTAAAGGTAGAAGATGCTGCCAAAGCAGATGCTATTTTCAGTACCTTAGCAGGAAAAGATGTTCAGAGGAGAAAAGAGTTTATTGAAAAACATGCCTTAGAAGTTAAGAATTTGGATATTTAG
- a CDS encoding TraR/DksA family transcriptional regulator, with protein MQKKELKQMENILLNKKNILLREVEERFKKYRDANNGKLTDIAEIASSVLNGDLEMLVAVEDVRELKQIEDALARIKAGHYGVCEQCGQPIKKARLKAIPFATLCVSCKEEEEREYYNEKTAQVKYEWEENIGSSETSELDDIDKRKLGNKIMEFEYDDNKN; from the coding sequence ATGCAAAAGAAAGAATTAAAACAAATGGAAAATATTCTTTTGAACAAAAAGAATATTTTATTACGGGAAGTTGAAGAGCGTTTCAAGAAGTATCGGGATGCAAATAATGGAAAATTAACGGATATTGCAGAAATTGCTTCCAGTGTTCTCAATGGCGATCTGGAAATGCTGGTTGCGGTGGAAGACGTTAGAGAGTTGAAACAGATTGAAGATGCCCTTGCCCGAATTAAAGCAGGTCATTATGGAGTATGTGAACAGTGCGGTCAGCCGATAAAGAAAGCACGTCTAAAAGCTATTCCGTTCGCAACCCTTTGCGTAAGCTGTAAAGAGGAAGAGGAGAGGGAATATTATAATGAGAAAACAGCGCAGGTTAAGTACGAATGGGAAGAAAACATAGGGAGTTCTGAGACCAGTGAATTAGACGATATCGATAAGAGAAAGCTGGGAAATAAAATCATGGAATTTGAATATGATGATAACAAAAATTAA
- a CDS encoding AMP-binding protein: MTTLIETFLNTCKKHAGAIAVIDQTGSATYDTIYQEAREIAAQLLAEDTGNTIGILLPAGKKFVTTFYGILIAGKTPVPLNYLLSSSQLLFVIQNAGINTVFTNSLFKPLLENHIRRIFSCEEKNPYALIGEEKIKRGDAEDLAAILYTSGTDANPKGVMLTHKNFLSNLDGCIHAFKFTDKDILLGILPLFHTYALTTTLILPTCVGATVIYLERFSGPKVLEMIEKYKITCISAIPSMYRMLVRAVTSTKHNLSSLRLCTSGGEYLPGEILAAFNKAFPVRLMEGYGLTEATAVVSVNTPEKYKPNSVGVPLDNLEVKIVGESGQCLPANKEGEIWVKGPNIMKGYYKLPKETEKTITSDGWLKTGDYGKVDTEGFLWITGRKKDLIIISGENVSPREIEQVIGEHKKVLEVAVIGVPDKVRGEVPKACIVLHEHAVCNEEEIRDHCMQRLPNYKVPKYFEFLKELPHSPTGKILKRVLR, translated from the coding sequence TTGACAACACTCATCGAAACCTTTCTCAATACCTGTAAAAAACACGCCGGGGCAATAGCCGTTATTGATCAAACCGGGTCTGCTACATATGATACTATTTATCAAGAAGCTAGAGAAATTGCGGCACAATTATTAGCAGAAGATACAGGTAATACTATCGGAATTCTTCTTCCTGCTGGTAAAAAATTTGTAACGACATTCTATGGAATCTTGATAGCAGGAAAGACTCCGGTTCCTTTAAATTACCTGCTTTCATCATCCCAGCTATTATTTGTAATCCAGAATGCGGGTATAAATACTGTCTTTACCAATAGTTTATTTAAACCACTTCTGGAAAATCACATAAGACGTATCTTTTCTTGTGAAGAAAAAAATCCTTATGCATTGATAGGAGAAGAGAAAATAAAACGTGGAGATGCAGAGGATTTGGCTGCCATATTATACACATCGGGTACTGATGCTAATCCAAAAGGGGTTATGTTAACACATAAAAATTTCTTGAGTAACCTCGATGGCTGTATACATGCATTTAAATTCACGGATAAGGATATACTATTAGGTATACTTCCGCTTTTTCATACCTACGCATTGACTACTACATTGATATTACCAACCTGTGTAGGCGCAACAGTAATTTATCTTGAACGGTTTTCAGGGCCGAAAGTTCTTGAGATGATTGAAAAATATAAGATTACTTGTATAAGCGCTATTCCATCCATGTATAGGATGCTCGTACGAGCCGTGACGTCAACAAAACATAATTTGAGCTCTTTAAGACTTTGTACATCAGGAGGAGAGTACTTACCCGGAGAGATACTGGCAGCATTCAATAAGGCATTTCCTGTCCGGTTAATGGAAGGATATGGACTAACCGAAGCAACAGCCGTTGTCTCTGTAAATACCCCTGAAAAATATAAGCCAAATAGCGTTGGTGTTCCATTGGATAACCTTGAAGTGAAAATCGTAGGTGAAAGTGGGCAATGTCTGCCAGCAAATAAAGAAGGTGAGATTTGGGTAAAGGGGCCGAATATCATGAAGGGATATTATAAACTCCCAAAAGAAACCGAAAAAACAATTACATCCGACGGTTGGCTTAAAACAGGAGATTATGGCAAGGTAGACACAGAGGGATTTTTATGGATTACCGGTAGAAAAAAAGACCTGATTATTATCAGCGGAGAAAATGTCTCTCCTCGGGAAATTGAACAGGTTATCGGTGAACATAAAAAGGTACTTGAAGTGGCCGTTATTGGTGTGCCTGATAAGGTTCGAGGTGAAGTTCCCAAGGCCTGTATAGTATTGCATGAGCATGCAGTATGTAACGAGGAGGAAATCAGGGACCACTGTATGCAACGATTACCAAACTATAAAGTTCCTAAATATTTTGAATTTCTTAAAGAGCTGCCGCATAGTCCCACAGGTAAGATATTGAAAAGGGTTCTGAGGTAA